ACACCTGAAATCGGGAACAGCGCAACCGGCAGAAGCGCGGTGGCGGCGATCGGAATCGCCTCCGTGATCCACCAGATCGCCATCCAGAGAGCAATCGCAAAAGTTATCGTTACACTGCGATTTTGAGGATCGAGATCAAATAAGAAGATAACTGCCAGGGCCACGAGCGGTCCGGCTATGACAGCGAGCTTTCTAAACATCCTGCAAGCTCAGTTCAACGCCTGCTTATAAACGATTGTATATATTCCTGCTTTTCATCCTCATCAAGGCGCGCGACTGCTGTGATAAAATCCGAAGCTTGTGCACCCTTCAGAAGTGCGAGTTGATTCATTCCATCAAAGATATAGACCTTGCGGTCGCCCGTCACTCGATAATACAGCCTGCTATCCGTCTGCGAGCTCATGCTACAACGTCTCCACAACGATGTTGTCGTTGGTATAGATACAGATGTCGGCGGCGATTTCGAGCGATCTCCTGACCACTTTTTCGGAACTCATATTGGTACTGCCAAGAAGGGCACGAGCCGCCGCCAGGGCATAAGGACCACCCGATCCGATCGCCACGATGCCGTCATCCGGCTCGATCACATCACCATCGCCCGAGATAATGAGAGCATGTTTATCATTTAATGCCACCAGTAGCGCTTCCAGGCGACGGAGATATTTATCGGTACGCCATTCCTTGGCCAGCTCGACCGCGGCACGCGGGAGATTGCCCCGAAACTCCTCGATCTTGCCCTCGAAACGGCCAAACAGCGTGAAAGCATCGGCAGCAGTTCCGGCAAACCCGGCCAGAATCCGGTCCTCATCC
This DNA window, taken from Candidatus Zixiibacteriota bacterium, encodes the following:
- the hslV gene encoding ATP-dependent protease subunit HslV yields the protein MNYKATTIIGILHKGKAAIAGDGQVTLDETVMKKTANKIRKLDEDRILAGFAGTAADAFTLFGRFEGKIEEFRGNLPRAAVELAKEWRTDKYLRRLEALLVALNDKHALIISGDGDVIEPDDGIVAIGSGGPYALAAARALLGSTNMSSEKVVRRSLEIAADICIYTNDNIVVETL